The Mytilus trossulus isolate FHL-02 chromosome 3, PNRI_Mtr1.1.1.hap1, whole genome shotgun sequence genome contains a region encoding:
- the LOC134709283 gene encoding uncharacterized protein LOC134709283, translating into MITRYMTMVVSSCYFDGVNGKQMGVFFTTVPLLAVLFLNSVFYGLTYFRIHQEGKRLKDTVGENAASVKGAHKAAKTMSLFVTAFFIQWWAMAIYGAWQLVEDVPQLLFQAVTTFSNLGGVLNGIVFIIIKKRQNTTEQESKSVTQTTKA; encoded by the exons ATGATAACACGTTACatgacaatggtggtctcgag CTGCTATTTTGATGGTGTAAATGGAAAGCAAATGGGTGTGTTCTTTACAACTGTTCCATTGCTGGCAGTACTGTTCCTTAACAGTGTGTTCTACGGGCTGACTTATTTTCGTATTCACCAAGAAGGTAAACGTCTTAAAGATACAGTTGGCGAAAATGCAGCGTCTGTAAAAGGGGCTCATAAAGCGGCCAAAACCATGTCGCTGTTCGTAACAGCTTTCTTCATTCAATGGTGGGCAATGGCAATATATGGAGCATGGCAATTGGTCGAGGATGTTCCACAGTTGCTATTCCAGGCAGTCACAACCTTTTCTAATCTTGGTGGTGTTCTAAATGGAATTGTCTTCATTATCATTAAGAAGAGACAGAACACAACAGAACAAGAATCCAAATCGGTGACGCAAACAACGAAAGCCTGA